The Echinimonas agarilytica genomic sequence ATCTATTGCGTGGAGAAATTGATATTTGCCAAGTTGAAGACATCATTGACCCTCAACCACATCAAGTGGTGCTCGATGTACGCAATCCGCCAGAGCTTGAAAATGTGGGGGCCATCAATGGCGCGTTGAATATTCCATTGGATTCGCTGCGCGATAGACTCAATGAGCTTGATCGCAGCAAAGAGTATTTAGTGACATGCATGGTGGGATTGCGGGCACATGTCGCGTATCGGTTGTTGGTCAATTCAGGCTTCAAGGCCAAGAACATGACCGGCGGTTTCAAGACGTATCAAATGGTAAAGCAACAATTTAAGGCCTAGTCATGACAGAATTTACCCCGTGGTCGTCGCTCATCGGCGGCGTAATATTAGGTACTGGCGCATTGCTGTTATTAATTGGCAACGGTCGTATTGCAGGCATTAGTGGCATTTCTGCTGGGCTCTTGGCTCGGTTTAGCCAAGAGTGGTTATGGCGTTTTGTTTTTGTTGTCGGACTGATCACGGGTCCTTTGGTCGCGGCCTTATTGGGTTATGGGTTGCCTGACATTGCACCGATAAACACGGTTTTAGTTGTGATTAGCGGTCTGTTGGTGGGGGTAGGAACGCGACTAGGTAGCGGCTGTACATCGGGACATGGCATTTGTGGATTGGGTCGTTTATCCAAGCGCTCAATGGTGGCTACGTTGGTATTTATGAGCGTGGCCGTTGCAACTGTCTTTGTCGCACAAATTCTCTAGAAGGCTCGATATGACACATCTTATTTCTCTCATCTCAGGCGTTTTGTTTGGTATTGGTTTAACCATTTCGGGCATGGTGAACCCAGACAAAGTGATCGGCTTTCTTGATGTGACCGGGCACTGGGACCCATCTTTGGCGTTTGTGATGGGCGGAGCATTGATGATTTATCTGCCCGGCTATTGGTTTTACGGGCGCCATCAAAATCAGGCTATTAGTGGCGGTAATATGCAGTGGCCGCAATCTCAACGAATTGATCGAAAGCTCATTTTGGGCGCAACATTATTTGGCTTAGGCTGGGGCTTAGTAGGCCTTTGCCCTGGGCCCGCGCTGAGTTCTTTGCTGAGCGGCAATCCATCTATCGGATTATTTGTTGTTTCTATGTTCATTGGTTTCGCATTAGCGAAATGGAAACAAGCGTAGAACCTTTCACCTATTGTCATGAAATATTAATATATTCGATATTTCATATATGTGAGATATCGAATATGATGTGCGCTCTACTATAGCTTTGAGCATCAATATATTGTGAACACCTCCCCTAATTTAGCCAATGTCACAGACCCTGTTGTGACGACGGATTATCTAAAGGCGTTGGCAGACAGTAATCGCTTGGCGATCGCCCTGATGGTTCATGAACAACAAGAATTGTGTGTGTGCGAACTCATGCAAGCTCTGCAGCAACCACAAGCCAAAGTATCGCGCCATCTTGCTCAGCTTCGTGGTGTGGGTCTACTCAGTGACCGTAGGCAAGGCAAATGGGTGTTCTATCGCCTATCAGATGTTATCCCAGATTGGCTGTTCAATATGTTGAAGGCTATGGCTGAACAGGAGCGTGTTTTGCTATCGCAAATGCGGCAGCACCTAGAATTGATGGGGCAGCGGCCCGAGCGCATTGCAAAATGTTGCACCACTGACTAAACGAGGAGAACAGAATGACGATTAAAGTAGGAATTAATGGTTTTGGCCGCATTGGTCGCTTAGCGATGCGCGCAGCATTTGATTGGCCTGAACTTGAATTTGTAATGATTAATGACGTTGCTGGCGACACCAAAACGCTAGCGCACCTATTAGAATTCGATTCCGTTCAAGGTCGTTGGCATCATCAAGTTGATGCTGAAGGCTCAGTCATGGTGATTGGCGAACAACGTATTGCCTGTCATCAGCAAAAAGATATTAATGCTGTTGATTGGTCGCAATGTGATGTTGTGCTTGAAGCCACAGGGGTTCACCGCGACAAGGCTATTTTGCAAGCTTACCTTGACCAGGGCGTGAAACGCATCGTGGTTTCTGCGCCAGTAAAACAGCCGGGTGTTGCCAATATTGTAATGGGCGTAAATGATGGCATTTATCAGCCTGACGAGCACCCGATCGTTACCGCAGCAAGCTGTACCACGAACTGTTTAGCACCAGTGATTAAGGTGATCAAAGAGCAGTTTGGTATTGAGCGTTGCATGATGACGACCATTCATGACTTAACCAATACCCAAACCATTTTAGATGCGCCGCATAAAGACTTACGTCGCGCGCGCGCATGTGGCATGTCGTTAATTCCAACGTCTACAGGTTCAGCCACAGCGATTGTAGAGATCTTTCCAGAACTCAAAGGCAAAATTAATGGTCATGCAGTGCGTGTTCCATTGGCCAATGCTTCGTTAACCGACATGGTGTTTGAGCTGAGCCAAGAAACCACAGTTGAAGCGGTAAATGCGGCGATTGAAGCGGCCTCAGAGAACGAAATGAAGGGCATTTTGGGCTACGAAGAAAAGCCTCTGGTGTCGATCGACTACAAGGGCGATCAGCGCTCAACAGTGGTGGATGCGCAAAGTACTATGATGCTCGAATCTCGCATGCTCAAGATTTACGCTTGGTATGACAATGAAATGGGCTATGCCACTCGGACCAGTGAACTGGTGCTTAAAGTTGGGCAATCGGACCAGTAAGCCTATCTGATAGTGGATGAGGGGAGAGCAATGAACAGTAACTTAAAGCAATATGCGCTGGTGACCTTTAACTACTGGAACTTCACCCTGACTGACGGTGCATTGCGCATGTTGGTGGTGCTGTATTTTCATCAGTTAGGATACTCGGCTTTTAGTATTGCCATGCTGTTCTTGTTCTATGAAGTGTTTGGTGTAGTGACCAACTTAGTCGGGGGCTGGTTAGGTGCCCGCTTAGGCTTGAATACCACCATGAACATAGGTTTAGCTTTGCAAATAGCGGCTTTAGTTGCCTTGGCCATGCCGTCTGCATGGTTGACCATTCCCTATGTGATGGCTGCGCAAGCCTTGTCGGGTATTGCAAAAGACTTGAATAAAATGAGCGCCAAAAGCAGCATTAAAATGTTGGTGAAAGGCGATCAGCAAAGCGCTCTCTACCGCTGGATTGCGATACTTACTGGCTCTAAAAATGCGCTGAAAGGCGTGGGCTTTTTTGTCGGGGGGCTGTTGTTAGCAGCGATTGGTTTCTCGGCATCGATGTGGCTGATGGCTGGTGTATTAAGTCTGGTGCTGATATTGAGCTTACTGGTGTTAAAACGCGACTTAGGCAAAGCCAAAAGCAAACCTAAGTTCAAAGACATTTTCTCTAAAAGTCGCAGTGTGAATGTGCTTTCAGCCGCCCGCATGTTTCTGTTTGGCGCGCGCGATGTATGGTTTGTGGTGGCCTTGCCGGTGTATTTGAGTGCTGTCTTTCATTGGCACCATACCCAAGTGGCTGGCTTTTTGGCATGTTGGGTAATTGGTTACGGAATTGTACAGGGGTTTGCCCCCGCCATTACACGCAGTAAAACGAGTCATCCCGACGGTGCAACAGCGCTATGGTGGGCCTCTGCTCTTGCCGTTGTGACTGCCGCTGTTGCGATTGCCGTGAGCGCGCAGTGGTATCCTCAGTTCAGTATTGTGATTGGACTTTTGGTGTTTGGTGCCGTGTTTGCGGTGAACTCATCGTTACATTCATACTTAATTGTAAGTTTTGCCAAAGAAGACGGCGTGTCATTAGACGTGGGATTCTATTACATGGCCAATGCCATGGGACGTTTAATTGGAACTGTGTTGTCTGGCGCTGTGTATCAGTTTGCTGGGCTTACCGCATGCTTGTGGGTGTCTGTGGTGTTCTTGGTGCTGACGTCGTGTATCTCGGTTGCCTTACCGCGCTACACCGAAGTTAACAATGCATAAGCATGCCACGCTAAAGCCACGCCCATCAGCAAAAACAATACACCACTCAGGCGGTGTACAAGCTGCACATTCATTTGCCGTAGCACCGACCGCCCC encodes the following:
- a CDS encoding YeeE/YedE family protein — protein: MTEFTPWSSLIGGVILGTGALLLLIGNGRIAGISGISAGLLARFSQEWLWRFVFVVGLITGPLVAALLGYGLPDIAPINTVLVVISGLLVGVGTRLGSGCTSGHGICGLGRLSKRSMVATLVFMSVAVATVFVAQIL
- a CDS encoding YeeE/YedE family protein; amino-acid sequence: MTHLISLISGVLFGIGLTISGMVNPDKVIGFLDVTGHWDPSLAFVMGGALMIYLPGYWFYGRHQNQAISGGNMQWPQSQRIDRKLILGATLFGLGWGLVGLCPGPALSSLLSGNPSIGLFVVSMFIGFALAKWKQA
- the arsJ gene encoding organoarsenical effux MFS transporter ArsJ yields the protein MNSNLKQYALVTFNYWNFTLTDGALRMLVVLYFHQLGYSAFSIAMLFLFYEVFGVVTNLVGGWLGARLGLNTTMNIGLALQIAALVALAMPSAWLTIPYVMAAQALSGIAKDLNKMSAKSSIKMLVKGDQQSALYRWIAILTGSKNALKGVGFFVGGLLLAAIGFSASMWLMAGVLSLVLILSLLVLKRDLGKAKSKPKFKDIFSKSRSVNVLSAARMFLFGARDVWFVVALPVYLSAVFHWHHTQVAGFLACWVIGYGIVQGFAPAITRSKTSHPDGATALWWASALAVVTAAVAIAVSAQWYPQFSIVIGLLVFGAVFAVNSSLHSYLIVSFAKEDGVSLDVGFYYMANAMGRLIGTVLSGAVYQFAGLTACLWVSVVFLVLTSCISVALPRYTEVNNA
- a CDS encoding ArsJ-associated glyceraldehyde-3-phosphate dehydrogenase, translated to MTIKVGINGFGRIGRLAMRAAFDWPELEFVMINDVAGDTKTLAHLLEFDSVQGRWHHQVDAEGSVMVIGEQRIACHQQKDINAVDWSQCDVVLEATGVHRDKAILQAYLDQGVKRIVVSAPVKQPGVANIVMGVNDGIYQPDEHPIVTAASCTTNCLAPVIKVIKEQFGIERCMMTTIHDLTNTQTILDAPHKDLRRARACGMSLIPTSTGSATAIVEIFPELKGKINGHAVRVPLANASLTDMVFELSQETTVEAVNAAIEAASENEMKGILGYEEKPLVSIDYKGDQRSTVVDAQSTMMLESRMLKIYAWYDNEMGYATRTSELVLKVGQSDQ
- a CDS encoding metalloregulator ArsR/SmtB family transcription factor, which gives rise to MNTSPNLANVTDPVVTTDYLKALADSNRLAIALMVHEQQELCVCELMQALQQPQAKVSRHLAQLRGVGLLSDRRQGKWVFYRLSDVIPDWLFNMLKAMAEQERVLLSQMRQHLELMGQRPERIAKCCTTD